TTTGTGATATATTGTCCTCACAAGATTCAAATGAGTCAAGTATTTAGTCTATATAATATCTTTATACTAATGGTTTATTCATGTTGTGTTGAATCTATTTCGTGTCATATAATTCAGATGAGGTTCTTTTATTGTTGTGTatatttttctcaattttaTATGTACCAGGTTGCCTTGATGTTGGTGACCCTAACTATGAATGTTCAATTTGTGGCGCGTGTTTCTGGTTATTAGAACGTGTTGAAAGAGAGTCTACAGTTAATCGTCCTATTTTACTGTTTGTTGCTCAAGGGAAAAATCCAGTTACCTTATCTTCAAAAGCCCCCAGATCTGTTATATGATTTGATCAATGGACATGATAGGAAGAGTTTGTATTTCCAAAAATATTCGATCTTATAACAGTATGTTTGCCTTCACGTCTCTTGGCGGTAAGGTAATGGATTCTGTGAATGATGGGAGGGGTCCACCACAGTTTATAATAAGTGGTCAAAATTATCATCGGATTGGAAGTTTGCTCCCAGTTGCTGGTGAGAAGCCCAAATTTGCACAGTTATACGTATACGACACTCAGCATGATAATATGCATAGGCAGCGAATTTTTGGGTATGTGTGGTTTTGAAACTTTGTTGTTTAGTGTTTTTGTTGTGTTTTACTGGTGTTTTTTGTTATCTGTATTGTGAATTATGTTTATAGCTGTGACTTCATATATACTGTGTTTTGTTCCTGTTTATAATATGCTATTAGTTATTTTTGCTAATAAAAGATTTTAATATCAAAGTATGTTACAATGGTATTTCTGTGTggtttttaaatattttttttggttaatattttttgttttaggcAAACATCTGAGATAGATAAAGAGTTGATAACTGAGTTGTTGCAAATGATCGATACTCATAATGTCATAGCACAGTCTTTTCGAAGAGTTAGAGAATTATATGAGTGTCATCCATCTGAGATTTTCTCATTGAAGTTGTATTCGCAACGGAACGTTGATCGAAATGTACAGTGCCCCTCTTGCGATGAAGTTGCTGCTTTGATTGTTGGAGATTTTGATTCGTCGGACCATGGTCGTGACATTATTGTTCGATCTACTGGTGGTCGGTTGCAACGTATATATGAAACTCATGCTCTGTATTGGCCCTTACAGTATCCTTTGTTGTTTCCGTATGGCGAGGATGGTTATCAGCCTAACATTGGTTATCGTGGTCAACAGCTCGGATATGTTCCTGGAAGGAGAACAAGAGTTTCACTCAGGGAATTCATATGTTTTCGTCTCCAGATTAGGGAGCACGAAGATGGAATTATTCACAAGTCTAGGCGGTTGTTTCAACAATTTGTTGTTGATTGTTTCACGATGATTGAGTCGCAGAGGTTGTATGAGATTAGAATGAAGCAAAGTACAATTAGAGGAGAAGTCCTTCAAGGAATAGAGGAGGCTATGCGTCGTGGCGATGATGAGGCTTCTTCAATTGGGACACGAATCATTTTGCCTTCATCATTCACTGGTGGTAGACGTTACATGTTTAATCGTTGTCAGGATGCCATGGCGATTTGCAAACATTTTGGGTATCCAGATTTGTTCCTCACTATTACGTGTAATCCAAATTGGCCTGAGTTTCAGCGGTTCACGGAGCGGGAGCGAATTCCGATTGCTGATCGTCCTGATATCTCTTGTCGTGTCTTTCATGCCAAGTTGAAGTGCCTCCTTAATGATCTCAAGGAAGGTGTGTTTTTTGGTCCACTTAATGCAGGTAAGTTCTTTTCTTGGTTAGGATTTCAATTTCTGTTAGTCGTGTTTGGGATGTAGTTGTTTGGCTTATTCGGAAtgttttttgtatattttaggTATGTATACTATTGAGTTTCAAAAAAGGGGTCTACCGCATGCACACATGCTACTGTGGCTTAATGCGGAAAGCAACTTACAAAGTGTTGAAATTGTTGATGAATTCATCTGTGCTGAGCTACCCAATCCCCAGAAATTTCCATCTCTTTATAATGTTGTCACCAAGTACATGATCCATGGTCCCTGTGGTCCACTTAGACCGAGTTCTCCTTGCATGAAAGATGGTAAGTGCTCAAAATTTTATCCGAAAAAATTTGTTGACCAAACGAGCTTTGATGAAGATGGCTATCCAATATATAGACGTCGTAATATGGGTGTCACAGTGAAGATCAATGATGTCGATATCGACAATAGATTTGTTGTGCCCTATAATCCACTGTTGTTAATGAAATACCAAGCTCACATAAATCTCGAGTTCTGTAACAAGTCAAACGTTATCAAGTATCTATTTAAATATGTTAACAAGGTCCAGATCGGGTGACCGCAACTGTTGGAGAGAGATATGATGTTGGTCAATCTTCTCAAGGTTGATGAGATCAAACAGTATTATGATTGTCGTTATTTGTCACCGTCTGAATCCATGTGGAGAATTTTTGCTTATGATATTCATCAAAGATGGCCGTCGGTACAGAGGTTGACTTTTCACTTGCCCAACCAGCAACATGTTGTATTCGATGATGCTGATATCACTACTCATGTTTATTTGCGCAACAAAGATTTGTTGACGATGTTTACGGGTTAGATGATGGCCAACAGGCGGTTCTCGGAGGGGCGGTCTCTAACATATGTTGAATATCCAGGCAAATTTGTCTATTGTTTGAGGAGTAGGGAGTGGAAGCCAAGACAAAGGGGATTTTCAATTGGAAGATTGAGTTTTGCTCATCCTTCATCTGGTGAACTTTTCTACATGCGGATGCTTTTGAATGTCCAGAGAGGTTGTACTAGCTTTCGAAGTATAAGAACCGTTAATGGTGTTACATATGATACATTTCAAGAGGCATGTTCCGCCATGGGATTCTTGATAGATGATAATGAGTATGTTTCTGCTATTAAGGAAGTTGCTGAGTTAGCGTCGGCTGCGCAGCTAAGGAGGCTTTTTGTGATGTTGCTGTTATCTGGTTCCATGGGAAGACCTCTGTTAGTTTGGGAGCAAACTTGGACTTATTTGTCTGATGATATTCTTTACCGTAGAAGACACGAGCGATATCCTGGTAATTTTTGTTTGTTGTGAATTTATTACAAGATAGGTAGGCACACGCATCGACACAGTAGAGAAGTTATATTATGGTgctaatatttattaattattgttgaaCGTAGATCTTACTATGAGTCAAGACGAGTTACAGACATTTTGTTTGTTGGAAGTTGAGAGACTATTGCAGAGTAATGGAAAATCATTGAGAAATTATGCTGGCATGCCCGTTCCTAATAACTCTTTAGTCTCTCAATTTAGCAATTTGATGCTGTTGCGTGAGTTGCAGTATGATACTGTTTCTTTGTCTCGTGAGCATGATGCAGATCTCTTAAAGTTAAATGAAGAACAGAGGGTGGTCTACGATAAAATTATTGACTGTGTTTCGAATAAGAAGGATGGGTTCTTTTTTGTGTACGGGTTTGGTGGCACTGGAAAAACTTTTTTATACAGAGTTTTGTCAGCTAGATTGCGATCTGAGAAAAAGATTGTTTCAATGTTGCTTCTAGTGGTATTGCTTCTCTGTTGTTACCTGGTGGTAAGACGGCTCATTCTATGTTCAATATTCCTGTTGATCTGACTGAAGATACTGTTTGCCGGATTAAGAAAGATAGTCCAAAAGCTGAGGTATTTCGGTTGGCCGATTTGATTATTTGGGATGAGGCACCGATGACTAACAAATTAGCATTTGAAGCGCTTGACAGGACGTTGCGTGATATAATGGTTTCAGTCTCTGATAGGAATAAAGATTTACCTTTTGGTGGCAAGGTGGTTGTTCTGGGTGGTGATTTCAGGCAGGTGTTGCCAGTTATTCCAAAAGGTTCGCGTGCTGAGATTGTGATGGCTTCCATAAATTCTTCTATCATTTGGAAATACTGCGAAGTTTTGCGATTGACAACAAATATGAGGTTAGCAACCGGATCGGAACAATCAACTGCTCAGGAGTTAAGGTCGTTTTCAGATTGGATACTTCAAATCGGTGAAGGTCGATGTGGAGCAGTGGTCAACGATAAACTTTTTGTTGATATTCCTTCTGATCTAATCATTCCTGTCTTGGAAAATCCAGTGGAATATTGTAAATACAATCTATCCAAATTTGGTTCAGAATTTTTGTGATCCAAGTTTTTTCCAAGATAGGGCAATACTTGCTCCGACTGTCGAAAATGTTGAAGAGATAAACAATTATATAGTTGACCTGTTGCCCGGTGAGGAGAAAAGTTACCTCAGTGCTGATTCGATATGTGGTAGCGATGCTTATTCTGATGTTGATGTTGATTGGATAACTGTTGAATTCTTGAATCAGATTAGGTGTTCTGGTCTACCTAATCATTTGTTGAAGTTGAAAATAGGCGTGCCTATTATTTTGTTGAGGAATATTGATCCGGCTGGGGTTTGTGTAATGGGACTCGACTTGTCGTGCGAGATCTAGGGACAAATGATTGGTGCCGATATTGTTTCTGGTAGCAATGTTGGGGATAAGTTTTTATCACTAGAATGAATATGATTCCTAGTGATACGGTTATACCGTTTAAATTCcaacgtcgtcaatttccggtTTCTTTGTCGTTTGCAATGACAATCAATAAAAGTCAGGGTCAGACATTATCAATAGTCGGTTTGTTCTTGCGTCGTCCTGTGTTTTCTCACGGTCAGCTTTATGTAGCTCTTTCCCGAGTTAGGAATAGAAATGGTCTTAAGATTTTACTTTGTGATGAGGGATTAGTTGATGCTGCCAACTGAAAACGTTGTATTTAAGGAAGTTTTTGATAATATAatgtatttttttgttatatgaTTCAGTTTTAACTGTGTAATTTATAGTTTTGATTTTGTGTATATGTTCTTTGTAGAGGGACATcttctttggggtatttttaaaattgtctcaAGCATTTCGTGTGCACTAGATGCATTATTGTTTATGAACCATTagtttctattaaaaaaaagtaaatgatGTTTGTGAAGGAAAGTATTCATACCTtttataaatatagaatatattaGTTGGAGAAAAAAAGTATACGTTaccaataaatatataaataaattgcATAATATATACtgtatttaaaagaaaaaaaaagaaagagtaCTCTGAATCAATAAATTTCACGCGATTAATCATTAGTATCGGAATAACTGGTTTAAATTGCATAATATATAttgtatttataattatgtGATACTGTATAAGTAGATAATTGTGCTTTTTTGGATAAATTTGATGATTTATATGttcatattttgtttttttttatttcgaaaagctattttttaaatacagttattttatttgatatgaaaaagatatgaaaaatgtttttcatTATGTggtttttaaaatattcaattataatctaattatatattttgttaggaaaaaatttctttgtgctttctctcttctattttttttattattgtttttcgtTTTAATTAGGTCAAATTctaatttcatttttaatatttaaatcttttattttagtgcaaaatattTTACACCATTTTAGTATTATTTCAATGTTAAAATTGGtacaaattttatatattaggaaatattttgtattagagTATTCAGATTTAAagtatttaattatgtaataaAATGTTATGCATTTATTATGGTTCATCTGtgttctttttttatattatccttTGATTTCTATATAATGTAATCAAATGGTCTATATAAATGCGGGATATTGTATAAATAGATAATTGTTCTGCTCATTTaaaataggtttaattactctgttagtccctatagtttcacgaaattttcaattaagtccctatacttttttttcttttaattggatccctacacaaattttttttttcaattaggtccctaccGTGACCAAACAGTTAGATTTAACGgaatatttccttcctaaattAAATATTCTCCAACATTTTCCTAAATCTCTAATTCTCTCTcactcttattttttaaaataccaaAATACCCCCCCCCAAAAACTTCCAGTGTTAGCATCCCCAAGTGACCTTCGGTCCTGCCTTCTTTGAACGAGGAAGCTCATCTACGGTGGCGGCAGCGGCGCCAGCCACTTCGGTTTTGTCGGCTTCTTTGGGGTCCAAAGACTCCAGCGAGGCCATGACCATGAAACTCCAACGGGACGCGACATTTTCACGATGAGAGAGATTGGTGTCAAGAGCACTGACGGAATCTCTAGGAAGGCGGAGAGGTCGCTTTGACTTCATTTTCTTAGGTGAGGGCTCGCTGGAGAGGTGGCCGTTTCCGGCGGAGTTCGCCGCGGAGGTCAGCCGCACGCTAAAACCAGAAGGGTTCGCGGTGTTCCATTTGGTAAACCCTAATGACACTTACAGCTTCAATTCGttccttgatttgtttgattcttgcTTCGTATTAGTGAAATCGCGTTATATCAAAGGGTTTGATTCTTCAATGCCTCAAATACGGGAAATTGCTTTGAAGAAAGAGTTTTATGATGTTGATGCTGTTCATAAATTAGTAAAAGTTGATTATTTTGGGGGTGGTGAAGATGATTCAAGTGACAAGTATTCTGTTCCAGAGTATAAGCATGATTTAGTTAAAAATGCTGAGCCTTTGATTCCTATGGAGCCACTGAAACCGTGGATAACTTTGAAGATAAAAGtttttgattttgctgtttGGTTGAAAAATACTGTTTCAAAGAATGATTTTGTGGTGGTGAAGATGGATGTGGAGGGCACTGAATTTGATTTGATTCCAAGGCTGTTTGAAACTGGGGCTATATCTTTGGTAGACGAGATGTCGGCACCGTGATTCAAGAGGTATATTTCGTCTAGATTCTATTCTCCTCCTTTTGAAGCGTTAGGGTTTCCTTCTCCAGTTTCAATTCCTTTTTTCCTGATAATTGTTACTGTTTTTCTTATGCATCGTTTAGTTTTTTAGTTGTTTGGTTTCTGATCTAATCATGGTGattgttacttttttttttcaaatcaacGGTTCTGTCATATGTTTGTGGGTTTCGTGTTTCgggaaaataaattttttcttgGGGGTTTTGCTGAGTATAATTTATATGATGTTCTTACTTCTATTGGACTGAAGTTTACTGTAGTGTTAGGTATACTTGACTCCTGAAATTCTGTTCTTGCTTTATTGTGAATTGTCAAATCAGCAATATGTGGTAGGTACTTGCTAATTTGTAACATGTCTCTTCCCACATTGTTTTTGCTCTTTTCCTATCAGTATTTGGTTACTTGTGATATCGTCCTAAATGATGTGTGTAGGGATATCAGTCTATATATGCCTATTAGTCTATCTCTGTCCCATA
The genomic region above belongs to Arachis stenosperma cultivar V10309 chromosome 5, arast.V10309.gnm1.PFL2, whole genome shotgun sequence and contains:
- the LOC130980674 gene encoding uncharacterized protein LOC130980674 → MSDNSVRAREYRRNCLKRKRTQTHHRNAREVLDSSVPVFSLNDYMENLFDVSQNVNQSSHLTLSDQSEIYDPSINSFSQVGFVIDHPLFLQSEIQGCLDVGDPNYECSICGACFWLLERVERESTVNRPILLMFAFTSLGGKVMDSVNDGRGPPQFIISGQNYHRIGSLLPVAGEKPKFAQLYVYDTQHDNMHRQRIFGQTSEIDKELITELLQMIDTHNVIAQSFRRVRELYECHPSEIFSLKLYSQRNVDRNVQCPSCDEVAALIVGDFDSSDHGRDIIVRSTGGRLQRIYETHALYWPLQYPLLFPYGEDGYQPNIGYRGQQLGYVPGRRTRVSLREFICFRLQIREHEDGIIHKSRRLFQQFVVDCFTMIESQRLYEIRMKQSTIRGEVLQGIEEAMRRGDDEASSIGTRIILPSSFTGGRRYMFNRCQDAMAICKHFGYPDLFLTITCNPNWPEFQRFTERERIPIADRPDISCRVFHAKLKCLLNDLKEGVFFGPLNAGMYTIEFQKRGLPHAHMLLWLNAESNLQSVEIVDEFICAELPNPQKFPSLYNVVTKYMIHGPCGPLRPSSPCMKDGKCSKFYPKKFVDQTSFDEDGYPIYRRRNMGVTVKINDVDIDNRFVVPYNPLLLMKYQAHINLEFCNKSNVDEIKQYYDCRYLSPSESMWRIFAYDIHQRWPSVQRLTFHLPNQQHVVFDDADITTHVYLRNKDLLTMFTG
- the LOC130980675 gene encoding uncharacterized protein LOC130980675, whose product is MANRRFSEGRSLTYVEYPGKFVYCLRSREWKPRQRGFSIGRLSFAHPSSGELFYMRMLLNVQRGCTSFRSIRTVNGVTYDTFQEACSAMGFLIDDNEYVSAIKEVAELASAAQLRRLFVMLLLSGSMGRPLLVWEQTWTYLSDDILYRRRHERYPDLTMSQDELQTFCLLEVERLLQSNGKSLRNYAGMPVPNNSLVSQFSNLMLLRELQYDTVSLSREHDADLLKLNEEQRVVYDKIIDCVSNKKDGGIASLLLPGGKTAHSMFNIPVDLTEDTVCRIKKDSPKAEVFRLADLIIWDEAPMTNKLAFEALDRTLRDIMVSVSDRNKDLPFGGKVVVLGGDFRQVLPVIPKGSRAEIVMASINSSIIWKYCEVLRLTTNMRLATGSEQSTAQELRSFSDWILQIGEGRCGAVVNDKLFVDIPSDLIIPVLENPVEYYRAILAPTVENVEEINNYIVDLLPGEEKSYLSADSICGSDAYSDVDVDWITVEFLNQIRCSGLPNHLLKLKIGVPIILLRNIDPAGVCVMGLDLSCEI